A genomic window from Vicia villosa cultivar HV-30 ecotype Madison, WI unplaced genomic scaffold, Vvil1.0 ctg.002437F_1_1, whole genome shotgun sequence includes:
- the LOC131638810 gene encoding uncharacterized protein LOC131638810, with product MKTVSNLPKCYERLVKEFVVNLFEDYGNSKSVDFRKVFVRAKCVSFSPSVINNSLERTNEAQPELEVTNNKVFQVITAKKVKRWPLKKKLTARTKAKFDYGIYIFDQTMKHAKSFSVKGPIALPSLLFGIILNQYPNILNEHDIACKRESPLPFNYKLFQDMYVPNIVMTSDETSKSGASDSKAEVKAMLKETCKELESRNISLEKLISTLEKDGNEELADAIEMEAEDEKEEEVEPEEVEEESVSPADGSEKGSYADTSSGSDSVSCSRYDLVVYILMVVMVYVVCAVVLAKNFPKEEIIDVFELAAFCGDICVKLIQEDTDL from the exons ATGAAGACTGTTAGCAACCTTCCCAAATGTTATGAGAGGCTGGTCAAGGAATTTGTGGTGAACCTATTTGAAGATTATGGAAACAGCAAGAGTGTGGACTTCAGAAAAGTGTTTGTGAGAGCTAAGTGTGTATCGTTCTCTCCTTCTGTGATTAATAACTCCTTGGAAAGAACAAatgaagctcaacctgagcttgaagtgacAAACAATAAGGTTTTTCAAGTGATCACAGCCAAGAAGGTAAAAAGATGGCCCCTAAAAAAGAAACTAACTGCGA GAACAAAGGCAAAGTTTGATTATGGAATATATATATTTGACCAAACTATGAAACATGCTAAAAGCTTCAGTGTTAAGGGTCCAATTGCCTTACCATCCCTTCTATTTGGCATAATTCTGAATCAGTATCCCAACATTCTTAATGAGCATGATATAGCCTGCAAAAGAGAAAGTCCCTTGCCTTTCAATTATAAACTGTTTCAAGATATGTATGTTCCAAACATTGTCATGACATCGGATGAAACATCTAAATCTGGAGCATCAGACAGCAAAGCGGAAGTCAAAGCAATGTTGAAAGAGACTTGCAAAGAGCTGGAGTCTAGGAATATATCTCTTGAAAAGTTGATAAGTACTCTAGAAAAGGATGGGAATGAGGAGCTCGCAGATGCTATAGAGATGGAAGCTGAAGATGAAAAAGAGGAGGAAGTAGAACCAgaagaagtggaagaagaaaGTGTCAGTCCTGCTGATGGCTCTGAGAAAGGAAGTTATGCAGACACCTCAAGTGGGTCTGACTCTGT AAGTTGCAGTAGATATGATTTGGTTGTGTACATATTGATGGTAGTAATGGTGTATGTTGTCTGTGCG gttgttttagccaaaaactTTCCAAAGGAGGAGATTATAGATGTTTTtgaattggctgcattttgtg GCgacatatgtgttaagctaatacag GAGGATACTGACTTATAA